TGAATATGTTCTTTAATTATTACTGTCTATAGTCTATAGTAATACTATGTATTTTACTTGGGTCCCTCTCAACAACACTCACtgatctctctctctatatatagtgATTGTTGATTCTCCACAATCAATACTATAAAACgttataattttgattttgaatttaactCTTAGAAATTGGTATTTAATTCGAATTGGATATTATTGCAAATGATTGAATATATCGTTTGaagctttattttcttaaatggtAATTATTCTCTTAATATAACATGCCTAAGGGATTTTTTCCAAACTTTCTTTTGCATCATTAGCCCCGTTGGTCCCATGTTGTGGGCCATTTACTACTGTTATAATAAAACCAGATGTGATATTCATACCTTATAGTAAATGACTTAACGTGAGAGAAAATAAACTTCAATTCTCCATAGGAAATTATGGAACCTCAAGTAAGCTCAAGAATGAAGAAACTTCTTCTAGTCATCAATTGTATAATTCTAGCTGTAGGAACTTGTGGTGGCCCTTTGATCATGCGCCTTTACTTCATCAAAGGAGGCAAAAGAATTTGGCTATCAAGCTGGCTACAAACGGCTGCTTGGCCAATCAATTTCATCCCTTTAGTCATTTCCTACATCTACCGTCGCAAAAGCAACAATAATAATACCACCAAGCTCATTTTGATGACTCCACAAATACTCGTGGTCACTATTGGGATCGGAATCCTACAAGGATATGCAAATTATTTCTATGCTTATGGCATAGCCAAATTACCCGTTTCCACTAGCGGACTTCTCTTTGCTACGCAACTTGCTTTCACTGCCTTCTTTGCTTTCCTTATAGTGAAGCTGAAATTCACTTCTTACTCAGTCAACTCCGTGTTTTTGTTGACGATTGGTGCGGTGGTTTTGGCCCTACGCTCCAGTGGTGATCAACCAGAGGGAGAGCCGAAGAAAGAGTATATATTAGGGTTTATCATGACCCTAGCAGCTGCTGCTTTGAGTGGTCTTATTTTTCCTTTAGTGGAGTTGATCTATAAGAAAGCACAACAAGCTATCACTTACACACTGGTATTGGAGTTTCAAACAGTGTATTGCTTTATTGCTACTGTGCTTGCAACAATTGGAATGATCATAAACAAGGACTTTCAggtctctttctttctccttaattcaaatatttgttcatatgatgagtggtaaaatcagcctatgaatttatatttgtataaataacacaaataccaacccttttggaagtaatttacactctctcccacttttaaaattactttactctctctccctattaatataaataacatagcc
The Capsicum annuum cultivar UCD-10X-F1 chromosome 6, UCD10Xv1.1, whole genome shotgun sequence DNA segment above includes these coding regions:
- the LOC107872967 gene encoding purine permease 3 gives rise to the protein MEPQVSSRMKKLLLVINCIILAVGTCGGPLIMRLYFIKGGKRIWLSSWLQTAAWPINFIPLVISYIYRRKSNNNNTTKLILMTPQILVVTIGIGILQGYANYFYAYGIAKLPVSTSGLLFATQLAFTAFFAFLIVKLKFTSYSVNSVFLLTIGAVVLALRSSGDQPEGEPKKEYILGFIMTLAAAALSGLIFPLVELIYKKAQQAITYTLVLEFQTVYCFIATVLATIGMIINKDFQAISREANSFELGESKYYIVIVWSAIVLQFYFLGVIGVIYSASSLVSGILISVLLPATEVLAVFLYGEKFNAEKGISLALSLWGFASYFYGDYKENKKRENNQSPETEMTDKSNCTP